One genomic segment of Clostridiales bacterium includes these proteins:
- a CDS encoding sel1 repeat family protein, translating into MLYRGEEISIKLKRTFDKAFQGDASAQVKIGNCYYNGEGVKQDYEKAVYWYTLAAKQDNKEAQLRLGLCYKNGHGIAQNYQKAHDWLKLAAISGDALAQFHLGILYEFGLGVEKDINKALKWYKPSARQGYVDAQFKLATLYNHSKDIPQDAVMSAYWYAQLAEKGYPEAQTYLGDFFKTGHGVEKDYKKAVYWYSKAAQNNY; encoded by the coding sequence TTGTTATACCGCGGCGAAGAAATATCCATAAAATTAAAAAGAACCTTTGATAAGGCTTTTCAGGGCGACGCTTCCGCCCAAGTTAAGATTGGCAATTGCTATTATAACGGCGAGGGAGTAAAACAAGATTATGAAAAAGCCGTATATTGGTATACCTTGGCCGCAAAACAAGACAATAAAGAAGCCCAGCTCCGTTTAGGCTTATGTTATAAAAACGGGCACGGCATCGCCCAAAATTATCAAAAGGCGCATGACTGGCTCAAATTAGCCGCGATTTCTGGCGACGCTTTGGCGCAATTTCATTTGGGTATTTTATATGAATTCGGGCTGGGCGTAGAGAAAGACATAAACAAGGCTCTAAAATGGTACAAGCCCTCCGCCCGTCAAGGTTATGTCGATGCGCAGTTTAAGTTAGCGACATTATATAATCATTCCAAAGATATTCCTCAAGACGCGGTCATGTCGGCTTATTGGTATGCGCAACTTGCCGAAAAAGGCTATCCCGAAGCCCAAACTTATTTGGGCGATTTTTTCAAAACAGGGCACGGCGTAGAAAAGGATTATAAAAAAGCGGTCTATTGGTACTCAAAAGCCGCCCAAAATAATTATC